In Papaver somniferum cultivar HN1 chromosome 1, ASM357369v1, whole genome shotgun sequence, a genomic segment contains:
- the LOC113350279 gene encoding wall-associated receptor kinase 3-like yields the protein MRSTAWGVENSKIFTAEELKLATNNYDKNLILGRGGFGTVYKGTLPGDRIVAIKKSEKIDPSQIAEFINEVVILTQINHRNVVKLLGCCLETEVPLLVYEYISNGTLFEHIHSSIGTTSLSKSRLRIAVETAGALAYLHSAASTPIIHRDVKSANILLDEKYTAKVADFGASRLIPLDQTELATRVLGTVGYLDPEYFVTGQLTEKSDVYSFGVLLVELLTAKKAILSNISKEMSSLAMYFISLMEEDNLYQILEAGVVNEGTPKQVLAVAELAKRCLDSKGEQRPTMG from the exons atgCGAAGCACCGcgt GGGGTGTCGAGAATTCAAAGATTTTTACAGCGGAAGAGCTAAAATTAGCAACTAACAACTACGATAAGAATCTGATCCTCGGGCGAGGAGGTTTTGGGACTGTTTACAAGGGAACCTTACCGGGTGACCGTATAGTCGCCATTAAGAAGTCTGAAAAGATTGATCCAAGTCAAATAGCGGAATTTATCAATGAGGTTGTTATTTTAACTCAGATTAATCATCGAAATGTGGTGAAGCTCCTGGGTTGTTGTTTAGAAACTGAAGTTCCCTTGCTTGTTTACGAATATATTTCAAACGGCACACTTTTCGAACACATCCACTCCAGCATCGGAACGACTTCCCTTTCAAAAAGCCGCTTGAGGATTGCTGTCGAAACTGCAGGTGCACTTGCGTATTTGCACTCTGCAGCTTCTACACCCATCATTCACAGAGATGTCAAGTCTGCCAACATACTTTTGGATGAAAAATACACTGCAAAAGTTGCAGACTTTGGAGCATCAAGGTTAATTCCTTTGGACCAAACAGAACTGGCAACTCGAGTACTGGGGACAGTTGGATATCTGGATCCGGAATACTTTGTCACAGGTCAACTGACAGAGAAGAGTGATGTGTATAGCTTTGGTGTTCTTCTTGTAGAGCTCCTGACAGCAAAAAAGGCCATTTTATCCAACATATCCAAAGAAATGTCAAGTCTGGCTATGTATTTTATTTCGTTGATGGAAGAAGACAATTTGTACCAAATTCTTGAGGCTGGAGTAGTAAATGAGGGGACACCAAAACAAGTTCTTGCAGTTGCAGAGCTCGCAAAGAGATGCCTCGACTCAAAGGGGGAGCAAAGGCCAACAATGGGATAA
- the LOC113350273 gene encoding wall-associated receptor kinase 2-like — protein MDLGMDITLTVIHLMTLPDHSSAQIKHQDFGTCPRPFTFSNTKNRFFVVGCWSGGFIQVYDEQDQVTETSHCVSNFNTREQVKEGLCNGNGCCQSAVSRGIKISSTGVVRSNTTYLSFNPCSYAFLGDYEQFNFDASYLLDDQSKIRDIPFVLDWVLGNKTCEEAIKDSATYACQENTYCQNSDNSPGYRCTCLEGYKGNPYLKPGCQDVDECEDQNNNPCEGICINTNGGYNCTCPTGSVGDGRKDGRGCTSSIVKKENFPILRVTLGIGFGLLSIIVASSWLYFIMKKRKSIKLKEKFFKQNGGELLKQLSEKLLIM, from the exons ATGGATTTGGGTATGGATATAACGTTAACTGTAATACATCTTATGACCCTCCCAGACCATTCGTCGGCACAG ATCAAGCATCAAGATTTCGGGACTTGTCCTCGGCCATTTACGTTTTCTAACACAAAGAACAGGTTTTTTGTTGTTGGGTGCTGGTCTGGTGGGTTTATTCAAGTTTATGATGAACAAGATCAGGTAACTGAAACAAGCCACTGTGTATCAAATTTCAACACTAGGGAACAGGTGAAAGAAGGGTTATGCAATGGCAATGGGTGTTGTCAGAGTGCAGTTTCGAGGGGGATAAAGATATCTAGCACAGGGGTGGTAAGAAGTAACACTACCTATTTGTCTTTCAACCCTTGCAGTTACGCTTTCCTGGGTGATTATGAGCAATTCAACTTCGACGCATCTTATCTTCTGGATGACCAGAGTAAAATAAGAGACATACCTTTCGTTCTCGATTGGGTTTTAGGGAATAAGACATGTGAAGAAGCAATAAAAGATTCAGCCACTTATGCTTGCCAGGAGAACACCTACTGTCAAAATTCAGACAACAGTCCGGGATATCGTTGTACTTGTCTTGAAGGTTACAAGGGAAACCCCTATCTCAAACCTGGATGCCAAG ACGTGGACGAGTGTGAGGATCAAAACAATAATCCTTGCGAGGGGATTTGCATCAACACCAACGGCGGCTACAATTGTACTTGTCCAACGGGAAGTGTAGGCGATGGGAGGAAAGACGGGCGAGGTTGCACTAGCAGTATTGTCAAGAAAGAAAACTTTCCAATTCTCAGAGTTACTCTAG GAATTGGTTTTGGACTATTGTCTATAATTGTTGCGAGTTCTTGGTTATACTTtataatgaagaaaagaaagTCAATCAAactgaaagaaaaattcttcaagcAAAATGGAGGAGAGCTATTGAAACAACTGTCGgagaaattactaataatgtaa
- the LOC113299301 gene encoding wall-associated receptor kinase 2-like, which yields MQNVNECEDQNSNPCVGICINTKGSYNCTCPTGSSGDGRKDGGGCVSDTIKREKFPILSVTLGTSFALLFVIVASSWLYLFVKKRKLIKLKQKFFQQNGGFLLMQQIHSNEGGGDTSKIFTAKELKLATNNYDKNLILGRGGFGTVYKGTLPGDRIVAIKKSEKVDPTQVEEFINEVVLLAQINHRNVMKLLGCCLETEVPLLVYEYICNGTLFQHIHSNNGVSSISFHSRLRIAAETASALAYLHSAAAIPIIHRDIKSANILLDKNYTAKVADFGASRLIPLEQTELSTKVLGTRGYLDPEYHYTGQLTDKSDFYSFGALIVELLTAKKPFSSNRPEEQINLAQYFVSLMGENRLLELLDTRVVNEGTQKEITAVAELAKRCLNLTGEERPTMRKVADVLESFRKVDARAWVRQPNSVTFAKLPSEPKDLYLVPLISSTAVDSEQYSSGTEQQFQ from the exons ATGCAAA ATGTGAATGAATGCGAGGATCAGAACAGTAATCCTTGTGTGGGGATCTGCATCAATACCAAAGGGAGCTACAATTGTACTTGTCCAACAGGCAGTTCTGGCGACGGGAGGAAAGACGGGGGAGGTTGCGTTAGCGACACTATCAAGAGAGAAAAATTTCCTATACTCAGTGTTACCCTTG GTACTAGTTTCGCGCTCTTGTTTGTAATTGTTGCAAGCTCTTGGCTGTACTTGTTCGTAAAGAAAAGAAAGTTAATAAAACTGAAACAAAAATTCTTTCAGCAAAATGGCGGTTTTCTGTTAATGCAACAAATACATTCAAATGAAGGTGGTGGAGATACATCAAAGATTTTTACCGCAAAAGAGCTAAAATTAGCAACCAACAACTATGATAAGAATTTGATCCTCGGACGAGGAGGCTTTGGGACCGTTTACAAGGGAACCTTACCGGGTGACCGTATAGTCGCCATTAAGAAGTCCGAAAAGGTTGATCCAACTCAAGTAGAGGAATTCATCAATGAGGTTGTTCTTTTAGCTCAGATTAATCATCGAAACGTGATGAAGCTCTTGGGGTGTTGTTTAGAAACTGAAGTTCCCTTGCTTGTTTATGAGTACATTTGCAATGGTACCCTTTTCCAACACATCCATTCCAACAATGGGGTGTCTTCAATTTCTTTCCATAGCCGTTTGAGGATTGCCGCCGAAACTGCAAGTGCACTTGCATATTTACACTCAGCAGCAGCTATACCTATCATTCATAGAGATATCAAGTCTGCCAACATACTTTTAGATAAAAATTACACCGCAAAAGTTGCAGACTTTGGAGCATCAAGGTTGATTCCGTTGGAGCAAACAGAATTATCCACAAAAGTACTGGGGACAAGAGGATATCTGGATCCAGAATACCACTACACAGGCCAATTGACTGACAAGAGTGATTTTTATAGCTTCGGTGCACTTATTGTAGAGCTCTTGACCGCAAAAAAGCCATTTTCTTCAAACAGACCTGAAGAACAAATAAATCTTGCTCAGTATTTCGTTTCGTTGATGGGAGAAAACCGTCTGTTGGAACTTCTAGACACTCGAGTAGTTAACGAGGGGACACAAAAAGAAATCACTGCAGTTGCTGAGCTTGCTAAGAGATGCCTTAACTTGACGGGTGAAGAAAGGCCAACAATGAGGAAAGTAGCAGACGTGCTAGAAAGTTTTAGAAAGGTGGATGCACGTGCTTGGGTTCGTCAACCAAACAGTGTAACATTTGCAAAATTACCATCTGAGCCCAAAGACCTCTATCTTGTACCACTGATCTCTTCCACTGCTGTTGATTCTGAACAATATAGTTCAGGTACAGAACAACAGTTTCAATGA